The region cttccccaattctcatccgattctcaagcggagtaccttaaacgatttctagatcgattctccatcattctgcatcaaaaccctgaaacaaaatatttttcagatttttgtccatttttcctgatgggatcccttgaaaatggggttttcgcctatagggtccacagccatggctatatcttccccaattctcatccgattgtcaagcggagtaccttaaacgatttctagatcgattctccaacattctgcatcaaaaccctgagacaaaatatttttcagattttttggccatttttcgTTCTGGGGTATAAGCCTCAGTAAGGGatacaaattacaacaacaatacagtacaaaaacttaaactaacaacaacaaaagggagcaaaaaataaaatttataaaaaaaaaataattaatttttccaacttttcgggcctgcttaagtgcaaccgatgagaatcgaggaggagggcgatataatatttttattatttttataattatttttttaaatgaattttttttagggggaaaatggggttttctccttttgggtccacagcgatggctatatcttccccaattctcatccgattctcaagcggagtacctcaaacggacaaacggacacaTTTATATCAATTCAGGAGgtgaggtgatcctgatcctaaatatataaatttttaagggtcggagatgcctccttcactgcgttgcaagCTTTTGTTCAAAATtatataccctctgcaagaaGGTAGAAAGATAGGtagaaattgttaaaaataaattataatcttGATATGGAAATTAAGTATCATTGTGACTTGTTAGATAAGAAAGTATAGGTAATCTGAAATggtaaatatttgaaaataatgaCTCACCGGCAATGGGACTGCCCACCGTGGCGGCAATGCCCTGGAAAAGCATCAGGAATCCGTAGGCGTTGGTCAGCTTCTCCAGACCGATCAGTTCCACGGCGATCAGGGATCGCAGCGCCGAGAAGCAGGCAATGCAGATACCGAAGAACAGGGCAAAGGTCCACTGGGTGGCTGTGTTGATAATGATGCCACTGAAGATCGTGGCAATGCCACCGGCAGTCAGGGCAAAGTTGTTCAGCCACAGGGGCTTTACGGCGGGGAAGGAGCTGATAGATCCACAAACGATCCTAGCAAAGGTGTTAACCAGTCCGATTCCACCAAGCACTCCGAGTGCCGACTCCTTATCCATGCCTGCGTGTACGGCACGATCTACCAGGAAGGAGAAGGGCACAAAGAAGCCCATCATGGTCAGGAAACCGCTGAATGCGAGGCACATGAAGGCGGGCGATTTGAGCAGTGTGGTGTCCAACATGGTCGACAGAGTGCGACGCACTGCCTCCGGGCAGATGCGGCATCCCTTCTGGCGATCCTCGAGCATGTCCTGCTTGGTGGGCAAACGTGTCACGGACATGTGGTAGGCCAGGGAAGTCTGCGACTGGTACTGGGGAATACGGGTCAGCGAGCCAGTGAAGAAGATATCATCACGGTACATGGGTCTGGACGAGGAGTGCGATTGTCCATGGTTGGGGTCCTGGGCTCCGGCGACTGGTCGCTTGCCAATATCCTGGGGGCGACGGCCAGAAACGGTGTGACGACGTGCCTGGATGGTCACTGGCTTGGCCTCCGTCTCCAACAGGTTGTCGTTCTCCGCCTCCTCCTCGTTCTCACCCACGGTGGTCAGTTCCTTGTGCAGGTTGAAGGTCAGCTGCTGGGGATCTCCGTTGGGAGTGGTGGGCTGGGACTTGCGCAGTTGTTTCAGCTCAGTACCCTTGCTGCCTGGTGCGTTGCCCGAAGGCCTCCTCTCCAGATTCATGCCCTTGAAGATCTCCTGGGCGGTCGGGTAGTGGTTGCGCTGGGAGGCACCCATGTACGTGTTGTGGGCGGAGTTGGGCATTGAGTAGGCGAACCGGCCCTCCGGCAGCGGCTTGGTAAAGGCGGCCTGGTGGAGCTGTGGAGTGGGGGCCACAGTGTTGCCATGTCCGTTCAGTTTGCTCTTCTCCTGCTCGTCGCCTTCCTCGGTGGAAACGGACAGAGTGATTGGCTGGATGGGTCGGAAAGCCAGGCCAAACAGGGCGCATGACAGGACAATGATTCCCTGGATGGCCAGGGTTTCGCGCCAGCCCATCTTCAACAGGATGTTCGTGAGGGGAGCGAACACGTAGGTGCCGACGCCGGAGCCGCACATAGCCACTCCGGTGGCCACGGCACGCCACTTCTCAAAGTAGAAACCGATGATGACTACAGCAGGAATGTAGACCATGCAGAAGCCAATGCCGCCCAGGATGCCATAGATCAGGAAAAGGTACTCCACGCTGGTGGCAAAGTACGACAGCCCGAAGCAAATGGCAGCGAAGACTGAACCAGCTATAGTCACCGGTCGGAATCCAAATCGGTTCGCCATAGCACTCACAAAGGGTCCTGCCATCAGGTAGCAGCCACTGAGCAGCGAAGACACAAAGGCCACATAGCCCTTGCTCACATTGAACTCAGCCATCAGCTGCTCCTGGATAAGCGGCGAGCAGAAGACGATTCCATCGATCACCGTGCAGCAGAGGAACGAGGCCACCATCACCACCCATGCCCAGCCGCTGTCCGGCGGAACCACGACGGCCGCCTCATCGAtctcctcctcatcctcctgTTTGTTGTTGCCCGGTTGCTTGGACACCAGCTCGTCCTGGGGCTTTGCCTGCTGCTGTGTGGCCATGGCCTAGAAACCAACCTGCGGAGAGAGAGTGCTGATCAGTGTGGATTCATTTTGACGAAATAAGATCGGTTCTTTGATTGCGCAAGTGTTTACCAAATGGAATGGCCTTcgcattgcgtatacgcccccATGGTCTCCCTATGCTTTGCATGGATAAATCTATTTTTAAGTGTCACGTGCCCAGATAGCCGCACAATTGAACATTTCCCATTTGGTTGGGTTCTGCTCTCCACCTGTACAGGTATCTATGTATTTACAGTGAAGGGTAAACTTCTAGTTCAAGGTGTCATAAGATATTTcgaatttattcaaatatacATATCAAGGAGGATctcttataaatttaaaaataagtcAAATAGCTATATGTAATGACTTTAATATATTGTAAGAATACTCTAAAATAGTACTTAGAATTGACTTTTGTTTATTAGAGATCATTAAAAGAAACCTTAAACtataaactttaataaaaagtaCATCTCATTTCTTTCACGACCTAATGCTCTGGAATCTAATTCCCTACTTATGTAATAGTTTCCAATATTTACACAATTCTttgaaaactaaatataaatgAGCTCtattgattatttattttaaacttcTTAGAAAGAGGTTTTAATCAGAATGAGAAGTTCTTATCTAAAAGGTCATACCCATTCAAATCTTGGTAATCGAAGTTACTTTATGGTTTGAAGACTAACTCGAAACCATTAAAAGAGCAATTAAATAGGGcgtattttgaatttttttaagccaaaatGCTTTCTTTTTAGCCGCAGCTATACCTATTTGCGAAATATCTGCAGAATGGTGCGTAGTGTGAAAGGCTTTTGCTGTTTATCACATCACATATGTATACGTCAATCGGCAGATGGCGCCGACAGGGAGGGGGCTGGGTGATGAGGGTGGTGCtgtggtgggtgggtggtttgACGGTTCAGTTTGGTGGATTGTCAAACGTCAGGCATGGCCAGGGCCATGGCCAAGAGTGCGTCAACCAGGCAGCAGAAGAAGCAGCAGAAGTTCGATTGTCTTGGACAAAAAAGCAGAAAACACCAAACACCTAAAAGCAAATGGAATTTGCAATTATGTATCCGAAATAGCTATCCCCCCGTTGGGAGGAGTCTTCGATACGGTGTAGAAATAATAATCTTTCAGTATGCCAGGCACACGGTATGCCGGGTAGGTAGGAATGGTATGGTACATATTTATATGAGCGCGTTGAGCTCCGTAGATTTCGCCTTTTCTTTTGATTGCTTTTCTTGTTTGTCCACATCTTGCGGCTAACAAACTTTTGGCCTTGGCGCATGCTTTGTTCCGCTAATCTAATCTGTGATCCGCCGTGGGGCGAGTCGCCCTAAACAGCTTCGTGACTGCCGTAAAGCGGATGCTTACATGGTCCTATCATGGTGGCTAATACCCCCCCCATTGAGACGAGAGTTGtctcatttcatttttttacaatttataaAGAAGATATACCATTTAGGCTGTTAGAAACTCTAAGCAACCGTGATAGCAGAGATTTATGATCCCGGGACCTGAGATTGCATCATTAGCCGGAGATAGAGCCGGATAACTGGCTGATAATCGGTGGCACCTACCGGTGACAGGTGGGCTTGGGTGTCTGCATTCCATAAATTAATTGATTATTTTGCCAGATTTTGGCCACGTTATCACGGTGGATTTGCACCGGCTACGGCTTAACCGGGGACAGTAAACGGCTTATGGCCCTCCGATAGGGATTCGTGCCTGGCAACCGGCAACGGGCCACAGCTGAAACCCCCCGACCACGTGACAGGGCCaagtttaataatttcatttcctTTATGACCGAATTTCGGCTATAGACTCTATAGAGTCGTATCAATTGACCAGGCGAATTTATGGCATCCCATAAAGAGACCCATTGAGGCGATAGCACAAAGGTCTGGCTCGATTTTGTTTATTGAGCAATCGAAAGTGTTGCGACACCTCCACTCCACACCATCCTTGGGCCAATCGAAACAGAATAAAAACACACCCATAAGAAGACCCCCTACCCCATTCGATCCCTGCTCGTATTAcagattttgttttcattttcatgcCCAAATGACCATGCCGGTGGCGGCATGAGGAAATGTTGGCCACGGAGCACGGCGAGCCGGGTTCTGGGAATCCAGAACTacaaccagaaccagaaccagagaAGGGGCAGCCGAAGGAAGCCCTTCAAGTGCCTCTTGCCGTAACTGACTTGCAACAGCGGCGACAACAGCGACGAGTATAAATAGACATTAGCATTTACTTGTTGCCACGATCCCATACTAGTATTGTGGTCGAAAGTGAGGCGATGGGCCGAAGACATCTTCGAGCTACAAATTGGCAAGGGGAACGCCACACCTAGATTGGGTCTTGGCTTTTCTTCTGGGTATCATGACTGTCTCAAGGGTTTTCCAACAAAACTATAGGAATATCTTTAGAAATTTGAGAgctattgaaaattttgattGCCTAATCcctattaaaaatttgtttatttctaaaaataataaaatttgaaagaAGATAGGGTTATATTATACCATATCGTTTTTAAGACTCTTCTTGATAAAACTTAATGAAACCAAATCAAATTTCCTGCTTTGATCTTTATCAGAATCTTCAAGTATTCTTAAGAGgatatttaatgaaaaaatattttaaaataaaactagaccttcttaattaataatattcttttaaaagaaaattagaaTTATCTAAAACCGAATCGATTACATAAGAGTATCCAAACATTTTGTTGGAAAAATCTATCTGGCATACTCTccgttttgtttgtttcccTGTGGGTTTGGCCCCACAAATGGCTGATAATGTGACACGGCTCCTGTGGCCTCCATGGCCTCCACGAGCCCCCTGCCCTGCTCCTCCCACTGAGTGTAAGCTAATCCAGCTGCGAGCCACCAGCTCATAGTCCCTCATCCCGCATTCCTATATGTTTTTAGTTGTTTTTGTAGAAGAGGAGGTCGCCAACAGTTGTCAGCAGCAATTGCCAGCGTTGACAGCGCTTAAATTGATGTTCG is a window of Drosophila bipectinata strain 14024-0381.07 chromosome 2R, DbipHiC1v2, whole genome shotgun sequence DNA encoding:
- the LOC108120922 gene encoding monocarboxylate transporter 14; translated protein: MATQQQAKPQDELVSKQPGNNKQEDEEEIDEAAVVVPPDSGWAWVVMVASFLCCTVIDGIVFCSPLIQEQLMAEFNVSKGYVAFVSSLLSGCYLMAGPFVSAMANRFGFRPVTIAGSVFAAICFGLSYFATSVEYLFLIYGILGGIGFCMVYIPAVVIIGFYFEKWRAVATGVAMCGSGVGTYVFAPLTNILLKMGWRETLAIQGIIVLSCALFGLAFRPIQPITLSVSTEEGDEQEKSKLNGHGNTVAPTPQLHQAAFTKPLPEGRFAYSMPNSAHNTYMGASQRNHYPTAQEIFKGMNLERRPSGNAPGSKGTELKQLRKSQPTTPNGDPQQLTFNLHKELTTVGENEEEAENDNLLETEAKPVTIQARRHTVSGRRPQDIGKRPVAGAQDPNHGQSHSSSRPMYRDDIFFTGSLTRIPQYQSQTSLAYHMSVTRLPTKQDMLEDRQKGCRICPEAVRRTLSTMLDTTLLKSPAFMCLAFSGFLTMMGFFVPFSFLVDRAVHAGMDKESALGVLGGIGLVNTFARIVCGSISSFPAVKPLWLNNFALTAGGIATIFSGIIINTATQWTFALFFGICIACFSALRSLIAVELIGLEKLTNAYGFLMLFQGIAATVGSPIAGGLYSMTQSYDAAFYFAGGLILLSAFLCYPLTCVSRWEQNRNQKHTPLPAA